Part of the Caulifigura coniformis genome, GAGCTATGGTGGGTCGATTTCGGCCCGACCATCGGTAGTGAAATCCACAAGCGTCGCCCTGCAGTGATCGTGAGTAACGATGCTGCGAATCGCCATGCGAGCCGTGTGCAGGTGATTCCGATCACCAGCAATGTCGCCAAACTCTACCCGTGCGACGCCTCTCTCGCAGTCGAGGGCCGAGCCGCTCGGGCGATGGCGGATCAACTGATGACGGTCAGCAAGAATCGCCTGCGAGGAAGGATTGGAGCGGTGAGCAAGAGTGAGATGCGTGCCGTCGAGAGTGCCCTTCGGGTCCAGCTCGCACTGT contains:
- a CDS encoding type II toxin-antitoxin system PemK/MazF family toxin — translated: MLRGELWWVDFGPTIGSEIHKRRPAVIVSNDAANRHASRVQVIPITSNVAKLYPCDASLAVEGRAARAMADQLMTVSKNRLRGRIGAVSKSEMRAVESALRVQLALFFDAPAENGRPGPRATGGLKPVARSVPVRPKEILP